In a single window of the Solea solea chromosome 14, fSolSol10.1, whole genome shotgun sequence genome:
- the LOC131472181 gene encoding zinc finger protein OZF-like, with protein MASNRSFVRWCVYVTQVNIPVVNEGAMSSLQHFRDLIAERLTVAAEEIFRHVERTVVEYEEELDRQRKLLEIVCKPRVKLQRIELPQQHICKEVEGLTEQQLCNQERNSSLDQEESESLQIKEEQEETCTSHEEEQLEVKQEADTLMLTPDNEESDHMEPETDSDHQLLSHSSPVVPSRDQTGRHQVDSVSNRNAESKPRKRRNRNKVENCHTSKIESETHTGKKSFKCDTCGKSFAYKSQLVIHMKVHTGEKPFSCETCGMGFKHSSDLIKHDRSHTDEKPHSCKTCGKCFRHSWDLIKHERTHTGEKPFSCKTCGKCFRHSSHLVNHESTHTGEKPYFCETCGKCFRLSVQLVVHKRIHTGEKPYSCKTCGKCFSQSSHLVNHESTHTGEKPYFCETCGKCFRLNVQLMLHKRIHTGEKPHSCKTCGKCFRLSAQLMVHKRTHTGEKPYSCKTCGTSYSQSSHLIRHERTHR; from the exons ATGGCTAGCAACCGTAGCTTCGTACGGTGGTGTGTTTATGTGACGCAGGTAAATATTCCTGTTGTTAACGAAGGAGCGATGTCTTCGCTTCAGCATTTCAGAGATTTAATCGCCGAGCGACTAACTGTTGCTGCTGAAGAAATATTCAGACACGTCGAAAGAACCGTCGTAGAGTACGAGGAAGAGTTGGATCGTCAGCGCAAACTGTTGGAGATCGTTTGCAAACCTCGAGTAAAGTTACAGCGAATAG agcttccacagcagcatATCTGTAAAGAGGTGGAGGgtctcactgagcagcagctctgtaaccaggagaggaactccagtctggaccaagaggaATCAGAGTCACTACAGAttaaagaggagcaggaggaaaccTGCACCAGTCATGAGGAAGAACAGCTTGAAGTGAAGCAGGAGGCTGATACATTAATGTTGACTCCTGATAATGAGGAAAGTGACCACATGGAACCAGAAACAGACAGtgaccaccagctcctctctcaCAGCTCTCCTGTAGTTCCGAGTCGAGATCAGACGGGACGTCACCAAGTTGACTCTGTGTCTAATAGAAATGCAGAGTCAAAGCCACGCAAGAGACGTAACAGGAACAAAGTAGAAAACTGTCACACATCAAAGATTGAGTCTGAAACTCACACAGGTAAAAagtcttttaaatgtgacacttgTGGAAAAAGTTTTGCTTATAAGTCACAACTCGTTATACATATGAAAgttcacacaggagagaaaccattttcctgtgaaacatgtggaaTGGGTTTTAAACACAGTTCGGATTTGATAAAACATGACAGAAGTCACACAGATGAGAAGCCACATTcttgtaaaacatgtggaaagtgttttagACACAGTTGGGATTTGATAAAACATGAAAGAactcacacaggagagaaacccttttcttgtaaaacatgtggaaagtgcTTTAGACACAGTTCGCATTTAGTTAATCATGAAAgtactcacacaggtgagaagccatatttctgtgaaacatgtggaaagtgttttagATTAAGTGTACAATTGGTGGTCCATAAAAGAATTCATACAGGTGAAAAACCATATTCCTGTAAAAcgtgtggaaagtgttttagTCAAAGTTCACATTTGGTAAATCATGAAAgtactcacacaggtgagaagccatatttctgtgaaacatgtggaaagtgtttcAGACTCAATGTACAATTGATGCTCCACAAAAGAATTCACACAGGTGAAAAGCCACATTCCTGTAAAACGTGTGGAAAGTGTTTTCGACTAAGTGCGCAATTGATGGTCCATAAaagaactcacacaggtgagaagccatattcatgtaaaacatgtggaacgTCTTATAGCCAAAGTTCGCATTTGATAAGGCACGAAAGGACTCACAGGTGA